The Micromonospora sp. NBC_00421 genome contains a region encoding:
- a CDS encoding class I adenylate-forming enzyme family protein: MNAGNLAGILEGRCADRADLPGLYGEDGRSWTFDQIDLLAGGVAAALRAEGVGPGDRVACYLTNGPEIVFLLFGAWKIGAVPVTVSSLYNAAELAESVAKTAPRLLLVDDRRPDVVAEFLAAQDAVRVTASAASVPAVASAGSGSAADDAGHGRLPVRSTTQPLTGVPALPWRREVRVTGVDVGPEAEACILFTGGTTGRPKAVSVTHGGTRESLMRLARVTTGTEAEGTAAPQARPNLVALPLFHSGGQHALLFAYFVGRPAVVWERFGVDRLADLMARFGFDNLFLLPTMVFDIVHAERDLPFDGVKSVLVAGQAISWPVRRAFEERYRVPILVNYGSTEAGHIAGWTGRDMKAGRWKPGSAGRVYPGVELEIRDDAGTALSTGAAGEVVVRSALTRGYVDDVAASAELVRDGWVHTGDMGYVDADGVLFLVGRKRDMIKCGGFQVWPEEIEDELRAHPLVRDVRVLGRPDDRLGEIPVALVVRVADDAVADTDLAARLVAYARERLAHFKTPRRIEFVPALERSATGKISRAAAPLPEADGVAPVAVSRTDSRSTAWGSR, encoded by the coding sequence GTGAACGCCGGCAACCTGGCCGGCATCCTGGAGGGCCGGTGCGCCGACCGGGCCGACCTGCCGGGCCTGTACGGCGAGGACGGCCGGTCCTGGACGTTCGACCAGATCGACCTGCTCGCCGGGGGTGTCGCCGCCGCGCTGCGGGCCGAGGGCGTCGGCCCCGGCGACCGGGTCGCCTGCTACCTGACCAACGGACCGGAGATCGTGTTCCTGCTCTTCGGCGCCTGGAAGATCGGCGCGGTGCCGGTCACCGTCAGCAGCCTCTACAACGCCGCCGAGCTGGCCGAGTCGGTGGCGAAGACCGCGCCCCGGCTGCTGCTGGTCGACGACCGCCGCCCGGACGTGGTAGCCGAGTTCCTGGCCGCGCAGGACGCCGTAAGGGTCACCGCCTCCGCCGCTTCCGTCCCCGCCGTCGCTTCCGCCGGCTCCGGCTCCGCTGCTGACGACGCCGGCCACGGCCGGCTGCCGGTGCGGTCCACCACACAGCCGTTGACCGGTGTGCCGGCGTTGCCGTGGCGGCGGGAGGTCCGGGTCACCGGGGTCGACGTCGGGCCGGAGGCCGAGGCGTGCATCCTGTTCACCGGGGGCACGACCGGGCGACCGAAGGCGGTCAGCGTCACCCACGGCGGGACCCGCGAGTCGCTGATGCGGCTGGCCCGGGTCACCACCGGCACCGAGGCCGAGGGCACCGCCGCGCCGCAGGCCAGGCCGAACCTCGTCGCCCTGCCGCTGTTCCACAGCGGCGGCCAGCACGCGCTGCTGTTCGCGTACTTCGTCGGCCGGCCGGCGGTGGTCTGGGAACGCTTCGGCGTCGACCGGCTCGCCGACCTGATGGCGCGGTTCGGTTTCGACAACCTCTTCCTACTGCCCACCATGGTCTTCGACATCGTGCACGCCGAGCGGGACCTGCCGTTCGACGGGGTCAAGTCCGTCCTGGTCGCCGGGCAGGCCATCTCCTGGCCGGTGCGGCGCGCGTTCGAAGAGCGCTACCGGGTGCCCATCCTGGTCAACTACGGCTCGACCGAGGCCGGGCACATCGCCGGCTGGACCGGCCGGGACATGAAGGCCGGTCGGTGGAAGCCGGGCTCCGCCGGCCGGGTCTACCCGGGTGTCGAGTTGGAGATCCGCGACGACGCCGGCACCGCGCTGTCGACCGGCGCGGCGGGTGAGGTGGTGGTCCGCTCCGCGCTGACCAGGGGGTACGTCGACGACGTCGCCGCGTCGGCCGAGCTGGTCCGGGACGGCTGGGTGCACACCGGCGACATGGGCTACGTCGACGCCGACGGGGTGCTCTTCCTGGTCGGCCGCAAGCGGGACATGATCAAGTGCGGGGGTTTCCAGGTCTGGCCCGAGGAGATCGAGGACGAACTGCGGGCGCATCCGCTGGTGCGGGACGTCCGGGTGCTCGGCCGGCCGGACGACCGGCTGGGCGAGATCCCCGTGGCGCTGGTGGTCCGGGTGGCCGACGACGCGGTCGCCGACACCGATCTCGCCGCGCGGCTCGTCGCGTACGCCCGGGAGCGGCTGGCCCACTTCAAGACCCCCCGGCGGATCGAGTTCGTGCCAGCCCTGGAACGCAGCGCCACCGGCAAGATCAGCCGCGCGGCGGCCCCCCTGCCGGAGGCGGACGGGGTCGCCCCCGTGGCGGTGTCCCGTACGGACAGCCGATCGACAGCTTGGGGGAGCCGATGA
- a CDS encoding LLM class flavin-dependent oxidoreductase: MRFGIMASHQYPPGDDLGRHLDDLFGTVELAAELGYDSVWTINHFQSNLATPQPISMLASLIPRSGDMLLGTGILLLPMFHPVHVAEEFATLDHLSGGRVILGVGAGYRENEFAAFGVDPETRFRRFDESLRLIRALWTGNPVTHDGEFYPQVDATIGIPPLTPGGPPIWIGAGGKKAVRRAARLGDAWYAPGNSPSRRFLPEHLAVYNEALAEYGRDPATVQRPVGVELYCAPSTEQAVAEALPHARVEYSTYAEYPALRWQRDRFDELVRNTLLLGSPELLVERISALRDLGFDHLIFRPGWLGMPTEKLRASLRLFATEVIPAFRTT, encoded by the coding sequence ATGAGGTTCGGCATCATGGCGTCGCACCAGTACCCGCCCGGCGACGACCTCGGCAGGCACCTCGACGACCTGTTCGGCACCGTCGAACTCGCCGCGGAGCTGGGCTACGACTCGGTGTGGACGATCAACCACTTCCAGTCCAACCTGGCCACCCCGCAGCCGATCTCGATGCTGGCGAGCCTGATCCCGCGCTCGGGGGACATGCTGCTCGGCACCGGCATCCTGCTGCTGCCGATGTTCCACCCGGTGCACGTCGCCGAGGAGTTCGCCACCCTGGACCACCTCTCCGGCGGACGGGTGATCCTCGGCGTCGGGGCGGGTTACCGGGAGAACGAGTTCGCGGCGTTCGGGGTCGACCCGGAGACCCGGTTCCGCCGGTTCGACGAGAGCCTGCGGCTCATCCGGGCGCTGTGGACCGGGAACCCGGTCACCCATGACGGGGAGTTCTATCCGCAGGTCGACGCCACCATCGGCATCCCGCCGCTGACCCCGGGCGGCCCACCGATCTGGATCGGCGCCGGTGGGAAGAAAGCGGTCCGTCGGGCGGCCCGGCTCGGCGACGCCTGGTACGCGCCGGGCAACTCACCGAGCCGCCGGTTCCTGCCGGAGCACCTGGCCGTCTACAACGAGGCGCTCGCCGAGTACGGCCGGGACCCGGCGACGGTGCAGCGGCCCGTCGGTGTGGAGCTGTACTGCGCGCCGAGCACCGAACAGGCCGTCGCGGAGGCGTTGCCGCACGCCCGGGTCGAGTACTCGACGTACGCCGAGTATCCGGCGCTGCGCTGGCAGCGGGACCGCTTCGACGAACTGGTCCGCAACACGCTGCTGCTGGGCTCGCCCGAACTCCTCGTCGAGCGGATCAGCGCCCTGCGCGACCTGGGCTTCGACCACCTCATCTTCCGTCCCGGGTGGCTCGGTATGCCGACCGAGAAGCTCCGCGCCTCGCTGCGACTGTTCGCCACCGAAGTGATCCCCGCCTTCCGTACCACCTGA
- a CDS encoding enoyl-CoA hydratase/isomerase family protein: protein MKKTEAELLESQWDVENMEVDPEVLAKYVRYDVDEERAVATITFDRPERLNAIPVAAFERVGDLVKEAETDDRVKVIVFKGEGEHFGTGADAAELGHYIGYKTGTDKASRRRPAQRQRILPDRNVLSSGFTRPIIESLKATICQVQGYCYGGHFQIALSADIVIASPDARFTHPAFRYLGPAPQDMYHWIEKVGLTTMKDVMLTMRAIGAEEGERKGLVTKVVAREELQRWVDDYADAIAVMPLDSLMMGKSMMQVVMEARGKGLGAMTGWVGHGWATNVSFADGDWNFLKERREKGIAQALADRDRLVAPYFRLSDSRSREE from the coding sequence GTGAAGAAGACCGAAGCCGAGCTGCTGGAAAGCCAGTGGGACGTCGAGAACATGGAGGTCGATCCCGAGGTCCTCGCCAAGTACGTCCGCTACGACGTGGACGAGGAACGGGCCGTGGCCACCATCACCTTCGACCGCCCCGAGCGGCTCAACGCCATTCCGGTGGCTGCCTTCGAACGCGTCGGCGACCTGGTGAAGGAGGCGGAGACCGACGACCGGGTCAAGGTCATCGTGTTCAAGGGGGAGGGTGAGCACTTCGGCACCGGCGCGGACGCCGCCGAACTCGGCCACTACATCGGCTACAAGACCGGCACCGACAAGGCGTCCCGGCGTCGACCGGCCCAGCGCCAGCGCATCCTGCCGGACCGCAACGTGCTCAGCTCCGGCTTCACCCGCCCGATCATCGAGTCGCTTAAGGCGACCATCTGTCAGGTGCAGGGCTACTGCTACGGCGGGCACTTCCAGATCGCGCTCTCGGCCGACATCGTCATCGCCTCCCCGGACGCCCGGTTCACCCACCCGGCGTTCCGCTACCTCGGTCCCGCCCCGCAGGACATGTACCACTGGATCGAGAAGGTCGGCCTGACCACGATGAAGGACGTCATGCTCACCATGCGGGCGATCGGCGCGGAGGAGGGCGAACGCAAGGGTCTGGTCACCAAGGTCGTCGCACGCGAAGAACTGCAACGCTGGGTCGACGACTACGCCGACGCGATCGCCGTGATGCCGCTGGACTCGCTGATGATGGGCAAGTCGATGATGCAGGTGGTGATGGAGGCCCGGGGCAAGGGCCTCGGAGCGATGACCGGCTGGGTCGGGCACGGCTGGGCCACCAACGTCAGCTTCGCCGACGGGGACTGGAACTTCCTCAAGGAGCGTCGGGAGAAGGGCATCGCGCAGGCGCTGGCCGACCGGGACCGGCTGGTGGCGCCCTACTTCCGGCTCAGCGACAGCCGGTCGCGGGAAGAGTAG
- a CDS encoding LLM class flavin-dependent oxidoreductase, which translates to MRFGILLDHQYAPGDDLGRRVGETVEYVQHIRDLGYDSVFGIHHYLSSLSTPQPLPLLSRLIDHSGTMQLGTGILILPLGHPVHWAEEIATIDQMSGGRFVLGIGSGYRDAEFASFGIERRTRVSRMNEALAVMQQLWTGEPVHHEGRHFTLDGVRCSVPPVQRPHPPVWVGANGPTGIARIARQGLPWLAPSNVRRNWAVGNLADYREQRRAAGFDERDAVFPIHRDLCVADSADAAFAVAGDAVKRSYGEYVQYGMDFFESQWDAIKEKALFFGSPDDIAAKIQDFADAGYNHFVFRAQWLGLPIERSIEIVERFAREVMPRFRP; encoded by the coding sequence GTGAGGTTCGGCATCCTGCTCGACCACCAGTACGCCCCCGGCGACGACCTGGGTCGCCGGGTCGGTGAGACAGTCGAGTACGTCCAGCACATCCGCGACCTGGGCTACGACTCGGTCTTCGGTATCCACCACTACCTGTCGTCGCTGAGCACCCCGCAGCCGCTGCCGCTGCTGAGCCGGCTCATCGACCACTCCGGGACGATGCAACTCGGCACCGGCATCCTCATCCTGCCGCTGGGCCACCCGGTGCACTGGGCCGAGGAGATCGCCACCATCGACCAGATGTCCGGTGGCCGGTTCGTCCTCGGTATCGGCTCGGGCTACCGGGACGCCGAGTTCGCCTCGTTCGGCATCGAACGGCGAACCCGGGTGTCCCGGATGAACGAGGCGCTGGCGGTGATGCAGCAGCTGTGGACCGGGGAGCCGGTGCACCACGAGGGTAGGCACTTCACCCTGGACGGGGTGCGGTGCAGCGTACCGCCGGTGCAGCGTCCGCATCCGCCGGTCTGGGTGGGCGCCAACGGCCCGACCGGCATCGCCCGGATCGCCCGGCAGGGGCTGCCCTGGCTCGCCCCGTCGAACGTGCGCCGCAACTGGGCCGTCGGCAACCTGGCCGACTACCGCGAACAGCGGCGGGCCGCCGGCTTCGACGAGCGGGACGCGGTCTTCCCGATCCACCGGGACCTGTGCGTGGCCGACTCCGCCGACGCCGCGTTCGCCGTCGCCGGTGACGCGGTGAAACGCTCCTACGGAGAGTACGTCCAGTACGGTATGGACTTCTTCGAGTCGCAGTGGGACGCGATCAAGGAAAAGGCGCTCTTCTTCGGCTCGCCCGACGACATCGCCGCCAAGATCCAGGACTTCGCCGACGCCGGCTACAACCACTTCGTGTTCCGTGCCCAGTGGCTCGGCCTGCCGATCGAACGGTCGATCGAGATCGTCGAGCGGTTCGCCCGCGAGGTCATGCCGAGGTTCCGCCCATGA
- a CDS encoding VOC family protein: MRIGHVIVPADDLDAQLAFYTALGLTVRFRDGDRYAAVTDGTVTIGLADATQQPVAGRTVLSVQVDDLDACVARLVAAGATATAPVTGPHERRALVTDPAGNPLTLYQPHP, translated from the coding sequence ATGAGGATCGGCCACGTGATCGTCCCCGCCGACGACCTGGACGCCCAACTCGCCTTCTACACCGCGCTCGGGCTGACGGTGCGCTTCCGCGACGGCGACCGCTACGCCGCCGTCACCGACGGCACGGTGACCATCGGCCTGGCCGACGCCACCCAGCAACCCGTCGCCGGCCGCACCGTGCTCAGCGTCCAGGTCGACGACCTGGACGCCTGCGTCGCCCGCCTGGTCGCCGCCGGCGCCACCGCCACCGCCCCGGTGACCGGCCCCCACGAACGCCGAGCCCTGGTCACCGACCCCGCCGGCAACCCCCTCACCCTCTACCAACCCCACCCCTAA
- the npdG gene encoding NADPH-dependent F420 reductase produces MGDEKETDVSVSDGLVGRTVGVLGGTGPQGRGLARRFGAAGLDVVLGSRDAERAGQTAVALPGRVRGGSNAEAAAEADIVVVAVPWAGHADLLTALARVLAGKIVVDCVNPLGFDKQGAYALAVAEGSAAQQAAAILTGSRVVAAFHHVSAVLLEDPGLDPVDTDVLVLGDDREATDLVQDLAATIPGVRGVYGGRLRNAHQVEAFTANLIAVNRRYRAHAGLRITDV; encoded by the coding sequence TTGGGGGATGAGAAGGAGACTGATGTGAGCGTGAGTGATGGGCTGGTTGGTCGGACGGTCGGAGTGCTCGGTGGGACGGGGCCGCAGGGGCGGGGGTTGGCCCGGCGCTTCGGGGCGGCCGGGTTGGACGTCGTACTGGGGTCGCGGGACGCGGAGCGGGCGGGGCAGACGGCCGTCGCCCTGCCCGGTCGGGTGCGGGGCGGGTCGAACGCCGAGGCCGCTGCCGAGGCAGACATCGTGGTGGTCGCCGTGCCGTGGGCCGGGCACGCCGATCTGCTCACCGCCCTCGCGCGGGTGTTGGCCGGGAAGATCGTGGTCGACTGCGTGAACCCGCTGGGGTTCGACAAGCAGGGCGCCTACGCCCTCGCCGTCGCGGAGGGATCCGCCGCCCAGCAGGCCGCCGCGATCCTGACCGGGTCGCGGGTGGTCGCCGCGTTCCACCACGTCTCCGCCGTGCTCCTGGAGGACCCGGGCCTCGACCCGGTCGACACCGACGTCCTCGTGCTCGGTGACGACCGCGAGGCCACCGACCTGGTCCAGGATCTCGCTGCCACCATCCCCGGGGTCCGGGGTGTCTACGGCGGGCGGCTGCGCAACGCTCACCAGGTCGAGGCGTTCACCGCCAACCTCATCGCGGTCAACCGGCGCTACCGGGCCCACGCGGGCCTGCGGATCACCGACGTGTGA
- a CDS encoding NAD(P)/FAD-dependent oxidoreductase, which produces MFDVIVVGARCAGSPVAMLLARRGHRVLMVDRSSFPSDAVSTHYIHQAGLSRLQAWGLLDEVIDAKTPAIRKMNYANHGIPLTGFADPIDGIDAVYCPRRVVLDEILVNAARRAGVEVLEQFTVSDLVFSDGRVVGIRGREGDGPEQEYRSTVVVGADGFHSTVARKVGAELYNVRPAAGFTYYSYYSGLDWGLHHKTGFHEQWFGTWPTNGDVNMVAVICTRRQLKEFRQDPEARFLAVFDDVEPEMGAQLREQGRREEPLRPMRYPDNYYRRSHGPGWALVGDAGYHKDPITGWGMTDAFLHGELLADRIHEALSGERTMDDALADYVKVRDEESAPVYDYTTAMAELTLDPYLEAVLGAISTSQEWTTKMLGMIAGGVEGHELFAPDNLDRIYDDAGVPPHKRIYEPS; this is translated from the coding sequence ATGTTCGATGTAATCGTTGTCGGTGCACGCTGCGCGGGTTCGCCCGTGGCAATGCTGTTGGCCCGACGTGGCCACCGGGTCCTGATGGTCGACCGCTCCTCATTTCCGAGCGACGCGGTGTCGACCCACTACATCCACCAGGCCGGGCTGTCCCGCCTCCAGGCGTGGGGACTGCTCGACGAGGTGATCGACGCGAAGACGCCGGCCATCCGGAAGATGAACTACGCCAACCACGGCATCCCGTTGACCGGGTTCGCCGATCCGATCGACGGGATCGACGCGGTCTACTGCCCGCGTCGGGTCGTGCTCGACGAGATCCTGGTCAACGCCGCCCGCCGGGCCGGCGTCGAGGTCCTCGAGCAGTTCACCGTCTCCGACCTGGTCTTCTCCGACGGTCGGGTGGTGGGCATCCGGGGCCGCGAGGGCGACGGGCCGGAGCAGGAGTACCGGTCCACGGTGGTGGTCGGCGCCGACGGCTTCCACTCCACGGTCGCTCGGAAGGTCGGCGCGGAGCTGTACAACGTGCGGCCCGCCGCCGGCTTCACCTACTACTCCTACTACAGCGGGCTGGACTGGGGCCTGCACCACAAGACCGGCTTCCACGAGCAGTGGTTCGGCACCTGGCCGACCAACGGCGACGTCAACATGGTCGCCGTCATCTGCACCCGCCGGCAGCTCAAGGAGTTCCGCCAGGACCCCGAGGCGCGTTTCCTGGCCGTCTTCGACGACGTCGAACCGGAGATGGGCGCGCAGCTGCGCGAGCAGGGCCGGCGCGAGGAGCCGTTGCGGCCGATGCGCTACCCGGACAACTACTACCGCCGCTCGCACGGCCCCGGCTGGGCGCTGGTGGGCGACGCCGGCTACCACAAGGACCCCATCACCGGGTGGGGCATGACCGACGCCTTCCTGCACGGCGAACTGCTCGCCGACCGCATCCACGAGGCGCTCTCCGGCGAGCGGACCATGGACGACGCCCTCGCCGACTACGTCAAGGTGCGCGACGAGGAGAGCGCGCCGGTCTACGACTACACCACGGCGATGGCCGAGCTGACCCTCGACCCGTACCTGGAGGCGGTGCTCGGCGCGATCAGCACCAGCCAGGAGTGGACCACCAAGATGCTCGGCATGATCGCCGGCGGGGTCGAGGGGCACGAGCTGTTCGCCCCCGACAACCTGGACCGGATCTACGACGACGCCGGCGTACCCCCGCACAAGCGGATCTACGAACCGTCCTGA
- a CDS encoding aromatic ring-hydroxylating oxygenase subunit alpha, with product MTRASSMFDLIGQQDDQRSYYDTGGRGRSHAFYTGEEQHQRELERIYRRRWLPVDHVSRFTEKGSYATLTIGTGSILIINGDNGIQAYHNYCRHRGYRLVEEATGKRQSIVCIYHCWVYDRNGKLKSFNGTYFDHFFDKEKNGLLPIRTEIRFGVVFVTFSDDAPDLDASLGEFGEFARVYELADLKCVQAKDYPVASNWKLVAHNVNESLHFPTAHKDLHRITDFDDAGTYELKGDIVGAWQVIRDKYNSVSMTGRSDRTPMPLVPDADLKKINWITILPNLLFGFTADYVMMQWVWPESPSTCYVRHFWLFHPSETARSDFSHEAVFALWDKANYEDWEMCERTHRGLSNPLWSPGQLSLDEEVVSQIDAWVARETADPVDTEG from the coding sequence ATGACGCGCGCGTCCAGCATGTTCGATCTCATCGGCCAACAGGACGACCAACGGTCCTACTACGACACCGGCGGCCGTGGCCGGTCCCACGCGTTCTACACCGGTGAGGAACAGCACCAGCGGGAGCTGGAACGGATCTACCGCCGCCGCTGGCTGCCGGTGGACCACGTCTCCCGGTTCACCGAGAAGGGCTCCTACGCGACCCTGACCATCGGCACCGGCTCGATCCTGATCATCAACGGCGACAACGGCATCCAGGCGTACCACAACTACTGCCGCCACCGGGGGTACCGGCTGGTGGAGGAGGCCACCGGCAAGCGGCAGAGCATCGTCTGCATCTACCACTGCTGGGTCTACGACCGCAACGGCAAGCTCAAGAGCTTCAACGGCACGTACTTCGACCACTTCTTCGACAAGGAGAAGAACGGCCTGCTGCCGATCCGTACCGAGATCCGGTTCGGGGTCGTCTTCGTCACCTTCTCCGACGACGCCCCCGACCTCGACGCCTCCCTCGGCGAGTTCGGCGAGTTCGCCCGGGTCTACGAGCTGGCCGACCTGAAGTGCGTGCAGGCGAAGGACTACCCGGTCGCCTCCAACTGGAAGCTGGTGGCGCACAACGTCAACGAGAGCCTGCACTTCCCGACGGCACACAAGGACCTGCACCGGATCACCGACTTCGACGACGCGGGCACCTACGAGCTCAAGGGCGACATCGTCGGCGCGTGGCAGGTCATCCGGGACAAGTACAACTCGGTGTCGATGACCGGACGCAGCGACCGGACACCCATGCCGCTGGTCCCGGACGCCGACCTCAAGAAGATCAACTGGATCACCATCCTGCCGAACCTGCTCTTCGGCTTCACCGCCGACTACGTGATGATGCAGTGGGTCTGGCCGGAGAGCCCGAGCACCTGCTACGTGCGGCACTTCTGGCTGTTCCACCCCTCCGAGACGGCCCGCAGCGACTTCTCGCACGAGGCCGTCTTCGCGCTCTGGGACAAGGCCAACTACGAGGACTGGGAGATGTGCGAGCGGACCCACCGCGGCCTGTCCAACCCGCTCTGGTCGCCCGGGCAGCTCTCCCTGGACGAGGAGGTCGTCTCCCAGATCGACGCCTGGGTGGCGCGCGAGACGGCCGACCCCGTCGACACCGAGGGATGA